A window of Spirochaetota bacterium genomic DNA:
CTCGACTATGAGCACGGGGTCTTTCGGCTTGTGCAGCACCGCCGCGCGCCGTGCGTTCGTTACCGCAACCGTTTCATCCGCCATGTTTGACCTCTCCCGCAGCATTCATTTTAATCGTAAGCGGCAGACGCACCGTGAACACGGCCCCCCCGCCTGCGTTGCTTCGCACCTTGATGGAGCCGCCGTGCGCCTGCGCTATTTTCCTTGAAATGGTGAGCCCCAGCCCGGTCCCCTGCGTATCCCTGCTCATCGCGGTGTTCACCTGGGTGAATTTTTCGAAAATATATTCCAGGTGCTCGGGCGCGATTCCTATGCCGGTATCCCCCACGTCCGTCTCCACCCATGAATCGGACACGCGGGATTCCACCCACACGCTGCCGCCCTGGGGGGTGAACTTGATCGCGTTTGAAAGGAGGTTTATGAACACCTGCTGCAACCGCTTGCGATCCCCCGGGACGGCCGCATCGTCAGGCGCGCGCAGGCGGTTCTCCATCCGGATACCCTTTTCGCGCGCCTGAACGTGGAGCATCTCGATGGTGTCCGCGATTATCGGGTAGAGCGGCTGCGGGGAGCGCTCGAACTCCATCCTTCCCGCTTCTATCTTCGAGAGATCAAGAATATCATTGAATATCCGGAGCAGGTGCTGCCCCGAAGAGAGAATGTTATCCAGGTAGGTCTGGAAATCCTGGCTGTCGGTCTGCATGCGCATGAGCTTGGAAAGGCCGATTATGGAATTGAGCGGGGTCCGGAGCTCGTGGCTCATGTTCGCCAGAAATTCGCTCTTCGCGCGGTTGGCGATCTCCGCGTTCTCCTTCGCCAGCCGAAGCTCCCTGTTCGCGGCGACGAGCTCCCCGGCGCGTTCCTTCACCAGCTCCTCCAGGTGATCGCGGTGCCGCACAAGCTCCTCTTCCTGCCGTTTTCGCGTGCTGATATCGCGTATGCTGACCACTCCCCCCACGATGACGTCCTTGTCGTCACGTATGAGCGCGGTGTTGAATTCCACGTCTTTTTTTCCGCCTGCGCGATCCTGGAGCTCGAAGGTTCCGGTAAAAAGCGGGTGGACGGTATCCGGGATCGCGATCCCGGGCTTCGCGCGCCCGTCCGCGGAAATGCTGGGCGTGATGATATTGAACACCTCGTTGAGCGGCCGTCCCGCCGCCTCGTGCGCGTTCCAGCCCGTAATGTGTTCCGCAGGCTTGTTCATGAAGGTGACCAGGTTCGCCGTATCGGTCGCGATCACGGCGTCTCCTATGCTCTTGAGTGTCGTCGCGAACCACTGGTCCTTCTCGCGAAGCCTGTTTTCCATGTCATGCTTGTAGACGGCCATCTCGATGGAGATGCGCAGCTCCTTCTCCGTGAACGGCTTCAGGAGATACCCGTACGGGGCGGTGAGTTTGGCGCGCTG
This region includes:
- a CDS encoding PAS domain S-box protein, which translates into the protein LAGRMDGIEAAEQMQARYSIPVIFVTALSDESTLQRAKLTAPYGYLLKPFTEKELRISIEMAVYKHDMENRLREKDQWFATTLKSIGDAVIATDTANLVTFMNKPAEHITGWNAHEAAGRPLNEVFNIITPSISADGRAKPGIAIPDTVHPLFTGTFELQDRAGGKKDVEFNTALIRDDKDVIVGGVVSIRDISTRKRQEEELVRHRDHLEELVKERAGELVAANRELRLAKENAEIANRAKSEFLANMSHELRTPLNSIIGLSKLMRMQTDSQDFQTYLDNILSSGQHLLRIFNDILDLSKIEAGRMEFERSPQPLYPIIADTIEMLHVQAREKGIRMENRLRAPDDAAVPGDRKRLQQVFINLLSNAIKFTPQGGSVWVESRVSDSWVETDVGDTGIGIAPEHLEYIFEKFTQVNTAMSRDTQGTGLGLTISRKIAQAHGGSIKVRSNAGGGAVFTVRLPLTIKMNAAGEVKHGG